A genome region from Microplitis demolitor isolate Queensland-Clemson2020A chromosome 1, iyMicDemo2.1a, whole genome shotgun sequence includes the following:
- the LOC103579051 gene encoding dolichyl-diphosphooligosaccharide--protein glycosyltransferase subunit DAD1, with amino-acid sequence MSVVAVIKKFYNEYNKSTSKKLKIIDCYLLYILLTGVIQFVYCCLVGTFPFNSFLSGFISCVSCFILAVCLRLQVNPQNKTQFYGISPERGFADFIFAHIILHLVVMNFIG; translated from the exons ATGTCGGTCGTTGCGgtgataaagaaattttataacgaGTACAATAAAAGTACATCGAAGAAACTCAAAATAATAGATTGTTACTTGCTATACATTTTACTGACCGGTGTCATACAATTTGTATATTGTTGCTTGGTTGGCACATTTccatttaatagttttttaagtGGATTCATTTCATGTGtatcttgttttattttagcag tttGCTTGAGACTACAAGTCAATCCACAAAACAAAACTCAATTCTATGGAATAAGTCCAGAACGTGGATTTGCTGACTTCATATTTGCACATATTATTCTTCATCTTGTTGTTATGAACTTCattggataa